The window TGCACAAATTGGTTTTGATTCCCGTATTCATGGGTTCCACCGAGGGCCAGCCACAAGTTAGTGCCCATTTCTAGGGAAACCACCAGTAACAATAATGGCCACCAGCGTGGTTGTCGTTGACTAATCCCAACTGCTGCAACCGTCAGTAAAATAAACAGCATGGTCCACAGCCAGTTCCAGTAACTAGTCACGTAGAAAGGCGTGGCCCAGTGTAGCGCCCGCGCAATCCGAATTTCTAAGAAAGCGGAACCGTAGCCAATTGTGATTAATAAGGCTAATAAGCCAGCTGCTTTTTTAACTACCTGAAATTGAGAAAACGCACCCCGCCGCCAAGCTTGGTAACCCAGCCAGATCATCACAAAACTCAACATGTAAACTTCGCGGAACGGGAAACCGGCGGGCATTTGAAACATGTGCCAGACCGTGTCGAAGGTAGCAATCAGCATCCCGACAAAAATCGCCCCCACTAACCAGGCTGAGGCTCGCTTTTCGTGACGTTTAATTTTAGGACTAAACCAGAATATGAGCATGCCTAAAGCAAAGAAGCTCCCGACAAACAAGGATGGTTCGTGGTTTAAGCGGCCCACAAAGTTCGTCGCGCCGACCCCTAAACTAAGCAGGTCGGATGGCAAAAACCGAAAGATTGGTAAAAAACTAGTCCAATCGAGGCTTCCCTTCCCCGTTGACAGCATCCCCACCAAGGTGGGCACTAACAAGATTGCTGATAGAGCACCGCCGAGGATGGAGCTGACGATGTATTTAGCCAGTAAAGTTCCCTGGGTCTTGACGTAGGCCCAGAATTTCATGGACTGCGGTTGATGCAGTAGCAAGAGGTAAACAAAGTAAATCACAGAGTAAACGCACAGCATGTACCCCATGTAATAGTTCAACAGAATGGCAACCAATAAAGTAAAAGTGTACCAACCCCATTTACCTTTCTGAAAGAGTCGGTCAATGGCAAGCGTTAAGAACGGTAGGACCATCAACGCTTCTAGCCACATAAAGTCGTAAAAATACATGGACACAAAGCCACACAGGCCGTACGCGACCCCGGCCACTAGCTGCCGCCAATTAAATTTGTGTTCCTTAACCCGCAGGAAGACCACCATGGACAGACTAATTAGCCCAATTTTAATCATGATGATGGCTTCCATGAGCAGCGGAATCTGGGCACTTTTAACAAAAGCCACCAGCAGATTCAAGGGACTCATTAGATAATAGGTATAGACTGGAATCGTGTTATCCCCGAGGGAAAACAAAAAAGAATAGGTACTAAAGCCCCCATTGTGTAACTGCATTCGTAAAAAATTGAAAAAGGGAAAGTATTGGGTTGCTAAGTCGCTCACCAACAGATTATGGTCGCCCAAAGGAGCGATTCCCCGTCCAGCAAAGGCCAAAATTACAACTAAAATGGGCAGGAAAAAGGCTCCCAAATAACCAGAAAGATGGTACAGTTTCTTCTTCATGAATTTCAACACTTTCTTCATTACTGATTTCGAAAAAAATTGCCGTCAACTTTATTTTACTATAAAACAAGGATAGCTTACCAAGTATGATATAATTAAGATTGTATTAAGAATATAAGGAGGAGAAACTATGTTTAGTTCCGAGAGAAAATTTGATCCATTTACTTTAGTAGTAGGAATTTTATTTGCGATTCTTTCATTAGTAATGCTGAAATACCCCGGCGGCTCCCTTGTAGTGGTTGCTTACATAATTGCCTTTGCAATGGTCATGGAAGGAATCTTCAAGCTAGCTGATTTAACGGCGCTTGATAAGTCACTGGGAATCAGTAATACGTGGGTGATTATTAGTGCCGTCCTAGATTTAATCTTAGGGGTCCTAATCATCTTTATGCCTGGTTTAGGTGGAATTTACCTTTGGGTTGTTTTGTCAATTTCATTCATCATGGACTCCCTCTTCGAACTTTGGGCTAGTCGTTACATCGGCAAGAACCATAAAGGTTACTTTTGGTTTACTGTAATCCTCGCTGTCATTGGTTTGATTTTAGGAATTGTCCTCTTATTCAACCCAGTGTTAGGAGTAAGTACCAGCTTGTTCTTAATTGCCTTTTACCTGATGTTCTTTGGAATCTTATTGATCATCCGTTCGTTCTAACCAACGAACTCCTGAGAGT of the Fructilactobacillus cliffordii genome contains:
- a CDS encoding YfhO family protein — encoded protein: MKKKLYHLSGYLGAFFLPILVVILAFAGRGIAPLGDHNLLVSDLATQYFPFFNFLRMQLHNGGFSTYSFLFSLGDNTIPVYTYYLMSPLNLLVAFVKSAQIPLLMEAIIMIKIGLISLSMVVFLRVKEHKFNWRQLVAGVAYGLCGFVSMYFYDFMWLEALMVLPFLTLAIDRLFQKGKWGWYTFTLLVAILLNYYMGYMLCVYSVIYFVYLLLLHQPQSMKFWAYVKTQGTLLAKYIVSSILGGALSAILLVPTLVGMLSTGKGSLDWTSFLPIFRFLPSDLLSLGVGATNFVGRLNHEPSLFVGSFFALGMLIFWFSPKIKRHEKRASAWLVGAIFVGMLIATFDTVWHMFQMPAGFPFREVYMLSFVMIWLGYQAWRRGAFSQFQVVKKAAGLLALLITIGYGSAFLEIRIARALHWATPFYVTSYWNWLWTMLFILLTVAAVGISQRQPRWWPLLLLVVSLEMGTNLWLALGGTHEYGNQNQFVQKYNRSAQLVKTAQDRHRFTRLDVNNQLYVHNFNINYNQYNDSLLFDFYGVNSYTSSLNVHTHDALTKLGLYSRNERRVSVRGLTPVTAQLLSVGRQVDISSTGKRQIKTTPTNAGLGYAVSDQLEHLHLANNDVYGNLNRLFQAESNSKTTVFHPNVVQLVQAQKKRGQYRYRVRVTAAKPGMQYLDLQRVSPNQKLQILVNGQPIQSRYPQNGAELIELGYRNAQEQFTVQFMSNRKLNQHDLQTTFASYQGQAVDRFSQATVPYQLHVDHPDRLAIHGNHFTGTVKTTQTRPVVLISIPYDQGWTITDGNKPVKMKKAVNGLSQVRLNPGTHRLTFRYQTPGLKAGFLISLVGLIGTGLAGWFWRKKRTVRRNV
- a CDS encoding HdeD family acid-resistance protein is translated as MFSSERKFDPFTLVVGILFAILSLVMLKYPGGSLVVVAYIIAFAMVMEGIFKLADLTALDKSLGISNTWVIISAVLDLILGVLIIFMPGLGGIYLWVVLSISFIMDSLFELWASRYIGKNHKGYFWFTVILAVIGLILGIVLLFNPVLGVSTSLFLIAFYLMFFGILLIIRSF